The genome window AGCTTGTAATATAGAGGCACGCACCCAGAGAGCAACAGTTTtcaaagaagaagttttatctgtCAGTACACCTTGGCTGCCACTTGCAACAGGATCTGAAGCAGCCACTATATCGATGTCTACCTCATCATGCAACAACGAATTGGTTTTCTCCACTTCATCTGCAGATCCATTTCAACATATATTAGTTTCAAAGAGGTAGGTATCAGAATTCTTGTATGTTTTTGAATGGCTATGAAATATATGGGTCACTTAATATAAGCATGGAGAAATACTGAGAAAACATAATTAACAATATTTGACCCAATTCTTTTAGTAGCTATATTCAAGTCCAATTTCATACTACAGAGAACGAATCAGTGACCCTAAAACAATAAAAAAGGTTAAATATGATAGACTCATTAGACACGAAGATTTACATTAGCGGGGTTTAGACCatccaataaaaaaatatatataaacaaaaaaattacaaaatcaaGCTTAAGCTCATCTTCCTTATAAAATTACTGCATGATGATCTTCTCAAGAGAATAGTAAGATTTTCAGCATGTGAAATGCAAAAAAAGGTAGTTCACCAAAAAGATGAGTAATCTAGCCAACAGTTTGACGGCTTGACACTGCCTTCTCTGAGAGCCAATGACATAGAATAAAGGTAAAGTGATAATGTTGCATATGCACCACGGTATTCAGAAATGATCTCCTAGAAGGTAGAATACCAATATATCAGTTGTTATTTTCATTTAGATACTTGTCTAGCATAAGATTCTATGACAAACATGTGCAAAATGAATCTTTTACTAATCAAAGTACTATTTTCTCAaagatatgaaagtttttagaataTTATCCATCAGTAGAACTCATAAATTTGGGTTACTGGGTCTAGTGTGTAAAGGATCCAATGTCTTACATTGCAGTTTAGAACATATAAGCGAGAGAATTAGTCAAGACCTTTCCATAGTTCTTGATTACCTGTCTCCCAAGTTCCATTTAGTAATCGAAAATGTTTTCAGGGAAATCTCATGTAATGCAAAGTTAAACCAAGTTCCGTTTGATGTTTGAATATTGTAAAATATATATGTCTCATTAAGCACCGCCCATAATTTACCTTTCGCAATAAACTTAATAGGTTTGTGCATATGGTCATCCTCAGAATGTAAAAGCCTACTCTGACACAATGTGCCTCGGTGCACTCTAGGCATTGCTGAAGTTCAAAAAGTTATTCACGATCAACATCATGGTTTATCCAGATCATAACTTTCTACCACACAAGTAAATTCAGAGACAAGTGAGTTAAAGGAGACAGTTCATTGTACTTAGTTATAATCCAAGTAAGCATCAAAAACAACTTTTCCTCAAAAAGATTAAAGAACATCTCATCAACTGATCTCAGATGAGATGGCGAGAATGAGATCTTGCCAAAAGACAATCCAATCCATCACACACCACTCCTCTTTGCTATTCTCTCCCATTGAACGTCAATATCTACTCATTCCACCTCAACCTTGGGCTTATTATGCACATCAGAAATTGTATCACGTTGTTCCAGGTAACTAAATCATTGGCAAAAAGGTTAGTTTGAATATATAGGACACCTCACTTATAAAACATCATATTAGAAATAAACAGAATAAACTAGAAATTAAAAGAACAAACATTgtcccataaaaaaaaaaactcttatctTATCACATGATAGTTGCAAAAGAACCAAATAGATAAAATTAGTAAATGGGGCGTATTAATAGGAGAGGTCCGATGAGGTCACCCGCAACCGAGACGTCTTCTTGCTCGGTCCCCTTGACCCACCGCACGCCAATCGGACGCCTGCAGCGACGACTGTCTCCAACTGAAATCGGATGCCAAAGGAGCATGAATCCGGCAAACGCAGAGCTCATACCGAGCCGACGCAAAGGAAACTTCATCCAGGGGGGAGAAGACTACCTGGGTGTCGGGAGGAGCTGGCGGCAGCGCCGGCAGCGGGGAGGAGAGAGGAAGCGGAGGGGACCGAAGCCCGCCGTAGATCGAACCGAAGCGGGATCCGAACGCACGAGGGTTGCGTCGCCGAAACAAACGCCATGGGCGGCGAGGACAAAACGATATGTTATCCTCCGCCCACACCGTATGTGGGGAGGGTTACCATTTTATATATCTCAACATATCGGTAACCGCACTCTCTTTATCCGTCGAGACGAGTCATGTTATGGTGACCTCCTCAACCTTTTAGGCCAACTTACACGTGTATCTATCGACGTGTCAGAAATCAAACGGCAGTGCAACAATTCCATAACGTGATGTGATTCCGAGGgactaaaagaacaaaaaaaatttaaattcaaatatatatatatatatatatatatatatatatatatatatatacacacacactacgTCGAATATTGGATTTAATCGATTTTTTTATGAAGATGATTAAATATCTGAATTTATCTTAAACAAAGTTGATATGTATACTTTGCTATTTGCAATGATTGTAAATTCCTTtcaaataaatatgaaataatttGATTCCTTGTCAACCTAATATTGAATAGGGATCACAGTGGACCGGAACAGAACCGAACCGAGCTGAACCAAACCAATACCCGGCCGGTGGACCGGAATACGGTGAGGCTTCTTAGACCACGTCGCGTCACCACTAACGCTAAGCCCTCGTCGTCCTCTGTGGCCCTTCGATCCCCAAATTCCCCATGGCGTCCCAAAACCCCAATGCCGTCGCGGAGGCCGGCGAGAAAGCACCGGTCACGCCTCTCCCGTCGTCGGCCGATCCTCCTCCGTCTCCTGCGGCGATGGCCGCCAACATGCCCGCTCTTCCAGCGGCATGCCTCGAAAACCCTACTCCTGCGCCGGACGCGAGCTTCGCACCGCAGCAGCCCGAGATCCATGGGGCCGGTGCCGTTGCAGGATCCAGCTTGAGCTTGGCGAGTGCTTTAGAGGTCGGCCCCGTCACCGATCTGCAGAAGAAGCTCCGGCGAGCCGAGCGATTTGGGATGCCGGTGATGCTCTCCGAAGAGGAGAAGCGGAATTCTCGAGCAGAGAGGTAAAAGGTTTGAGCTTtgaacaatttttttctttttctattttactTTACTTTAGGTATGTAAGCATGAGACAAAAGGGAAATTGTGAATGGGAGATTTAAGTTTCATACTAGCACATGGTAGCTTGAGAAGGCACGATCACATTGGCAAGATAATTTCCCTTGATAGTAGAAAGAATTTCTTGAATGCTTTTCTATTAGAAAAATTGTCAGTCTTAAATCttttaagaagaaaaagaatatatGTTCGTATATTGGCTTATTTTAATATTCTGAGAGGGCAGACCATGATATAAGGTTGCTCCTTTAGCACCTTTCTGAGTCTCAGAAACAACCTCTATAAGAACATAAAGGTAAGAATATGTTCATGGACTCTCCTCACATCCTCTTTTATATTCTAAGAGATAAATCAACTTTTGTCAAAGCTCGATTGAGTAATAATGTCAAGGTAAGATGGTGGTATCTTCAAAAATTAGTGTTAGTATGAGATGGGAATTTTGAGGCTAATGATAGTTTGTTTAACGTGCCATTGATTATTTCTCATGTCTTGTTTGaagtatcattttatttttttattttttcttctcttacaAACTACATCTCATGTTAacgtcaattttttttttctgctctTGAATGCTAAATATGAGTAATTCCTTAGTCTTGTTATGTCCATGACCTTTATTTTTAGGTATTCCACATTATGATCTAAGGGTTGAGTATGGACTAGTGTATTGTCTTTTAAATTACCAATTTATTATTTGaaattgttctttttgttttttgtgtTGGGTGGTTTAACAATTTGGCCAAGCTTAAGTTTTAACCAGTTTCTTCTCATTTATATTGACTATCATTATTTATTGTTAGTCTGATCAATCACTTCAAGCTTTGCATTTATGAATTGTATGTGATTGTTGTTCAAGGCCATGGGAAGTGAACATTGCATTGGTGATATATTATTGCTATTATCACATAGATGACATCTTCATTGTTGATTGAGGTGCAATCTGAATTGGTAACAAATGCATTCCAATTTTGGGCTTTTCATTTATTGTTAAAACACACCTGTATAAGATGTGGGCTTTGACTTGAGATGTTAAATGCGTGGCTATCCATTTTTAAAGATCACCTTCTTAGGCTTGTCCCACGTGATTTTCGGACTTTTAATTGTGGTGTCTCTCTTTTGCTCAGGATGGTGCTTGATCGGTTACAAAGAGTATGTCACTGGCATTTGTTGTAACGATCTGGTGCTTAACTTTTATGTCTTCAAATGTTGATATTTGGTGGTTCACTGAATTCTATATGTTACCAAATTTTCCGGTCATTATTCCTTCAGGCCTTATTGTAAAGAAATGGTCTGCCTTGCTTCCAATTAGTACATGCTGTCCCGTAGATTTTTCTTCCACTATTTTTATAGTTTATTTAGTTAGTTATCTCTTTTTCCTTTACTGcatgaattataattttttatgtctttacatatTACTGCAAATCCTGGCAGGTTTGGAACTGGGTCACCCTTAAGTGGAAGGAAAGATATAGGACAACCAGAGGAACAAAAAAGGAAGGCCCGAGCAGAGAGGTGCTTATATTTGGTTTCGACAATTTCATCCTTTTTCCCCCTAAGATCATATATTTTGTGAAGAAGCGTCTGAGACCACTTGCTTTCCTTGTTTTAGGTTTGGGCTTAAGATAGATATAGTAGTTGATGAGGAGGCAAAGAAGAAAGCTCGCTTGGAAAGATTTGCACCAAAGTCCATGATGGATACTTCAGAAGTGGAGAAAAGAAAGGCAAGAGCAATCAGGTGattaatctttttcttcttttggatGCTGTTGTCTCTGTTTTTGGTGCTATTAGATATAAGAAAAGAGAGTGTTTTTCTTAATTACTTTTTAAAGCAAGTTATTACATCTTAACTTAAATTTAAATGTCTGAAAAAAAGGGCTCAAATTCTTAAAGGTCTTGAGCCTGATCTTACGGGTCACTGGTTTTCATCACAGAAACTTCTGGAAGTAGAAAGTTACGATGTCCAAATTTTCAGAAACCATTTGATCTTCATGAAAGAGGATTAGAGACAATGTAACTAAATATGTTTCATATCTTGGTTTCATGTATGTATGCATAAGCTTCCCATCCTAACTTGTCTGCTTCTGGAGGAGGCTATATTTACATTTATCAAAGGTCGATTTAACCTCAATAGCATAATAAATCAGGAACTTGTTTCTCTTCTCGCACCAGCAGTAGCTGAGCTGATTGTACTTCTCTATATTTTCATTTCAGGTTTTCACAAGGCTCACCTCAAGTTGGCGGCCAATCCAACTATGATCTGGTAGGTTTTTTGTAGCTCAGTATCATTCTGGATGCCAGAGAATCATGGTCAATTTTCTTAAGTTTTTACTTCTATTTTTATTTACTGAAACCAGAAGGCAACAACAGTAGCTCACGCTTGACGGAGCTCTTATGATATAGAGGTTTTCATGTAAGTTACCGTTGCAATCCCTTCTCCAATTAGCTTCCTCCATATGTATATTATGCATGGTTGAGATTGCGTCCAATGACCCTCCCTAGACTTACATTGGTAGGAGCCCCGTGGGTGCCCTCTATTCTTTAGCATCATAAGTTAATTGGTCACTTCTTGGTTAATCTTGTTTGACAGGCCCCCGTATCTATTTTATATTCTTGTATCTGCCAGAGCTTTGGTGGTTGGTAATCGGGAATGCAGCATATTGAAAGAGTGGCACAAACTATGTTGAAGAAGATTTTGATATCACCAATGGGCCtcttttttaatgtatttaaGTATGATTCTAACTAACGTGATTAGGAACTCAAATATTGGCAGACTTGCAAAGCTTGTTCTTAACCTGACTGTAGTTGCAAAGAAGGTTGTTTGAACATGGATTCTACTCGTCAGAGTAATTGGCTTGCCAGTTAATCATGGATACTTAGAAACACAGCCTTGGGTTGAACGCTTGTATGGTGAATACAGTATTATTAAGTATTAGTGTTTCTGGTCTGtcatttggaatcaaatattgaGACAAAAATCAAAAGTCCATGAACAAGGATTTTTGAAGCTGAATATAACCACCCTACCGAATTAAATAGCAACATAATAAGATTCATTCGTCATTATATCCTGCAGCTGAATCAGTTGGGTTACATGTTTGCCATTAGCCTAGAATGATTTTGTTGTTGTCCATGATATTTTGACTTATGCAGTTTAGTATCActgataaaagaaaaaattaaactGTCTCTACATCAGTATCGAGCTATATGTTTTAACACTATCGTATGGATTGATCCAAATAGTATTtaaaacctatctcttaggaacatttattttctttaatattATAGATGATCAAGCTATATAAATCTTCTTCGGTAAATGCTTAATGTTTCTGATGAACCAAAGCCGGTAAGAGAATCTCTTTGCATCAGTGTTAAAATCTGTAGGCATGTTTCTTGGAGGAACTTGTTCCTCAAGAGTTGACACTGAGAGACTATGGTAGAACTATTTACCTAACAGAGTGGGGTCCAGAAATTACAAAGATGACAAATGTATCATCACGAAAGGGTGATTTCCAATGGTGTCTCATTATGTCAAGTGTGCCAATTTTGGACCACAGAAGGGGATAAATAACTTGCAGTAATTTTTTGAACGGTTTAGGAAACTTTCAAGTATGATGACACTTAGGTTGATGATTTGTTCTGAATAATAAGGTTAAAAACATCAATCATTTCTAACTACAAAGAGACTAAGCATTAATACTCACCTTATGAATAAATAGGTAGCCATGATGAAACTTCTGTTGCAAAGCTTTGTGGTTGACATGCAAGGCTATCCTGTTTCTCCAAATCTCTGAGCTGCAGTGTGGTGTGCCATTTTACCTGGTGAAGAAAGTCAACTTTAGTCTTCGAAGTTCCATGACTTTTATGAGTGCCCCTTGCATTTCCATCACTGCTAATAAactgtaaaaaatatatatatattgatatgaatgttaaaaatataaattagatcataTTTTATGTATTGCCTTAAAATTCTACATGGAATGGCAATGATAAAAAATACTTGGCATATCACGAGGAGACCTGATCCATCATTCTTGAGCAATATATTGGAAATCTataacatgtatacatacataaatataaaccATAATACCAATATAGATTTGAATAAGTCATTGATAAGAGTCTCTCTGACCAGCCAAGAGCTGTTCTGGAGAGTAAACATTAGCTTTGCTCCCCAGAGAGAACAGTAGCAGCTCTTTAACATTTCTCAGAGCAGCAAGAACATGATGCACATCCTCCTTGTTCTGCAATTTGGGTGCCTCTGACTCTGGTTGTCTACATCCTCGAATGAGAGCCAGCATTCTCTCTTCCTTGCTACCTTCGTCCATTGATGTCCCTTTCTTGTTGTCACCACAAGATGTCCTGCTTTCGAGATACAAGAGGTTGGCATCAAGAAGCTTAAACCATGGAACACCAGTTGGATGATTTCAcatgcattttttttattttatttatctgtcTTTTGATTAGCTAGTATCTGAGCACCAATcttgtcttttttctttttcccctttttagGGTTTTGGTGTTCTTGATTGCTGCTACTCAACAATTAAACTGGAAATAATGAGTGAAAATCCAGAAAAAATTATCTGTGTAGAAAAATTATCAAACATCAAAGAGAATTAAAAGGGATCTAATTATAGAGACCATGTTGTAAGTCTTTTTTATTTTGTGTTAGCAAAATAGGTGTAAGTGTCATTATTTTGTGTGTGATCATCACAAAAAAAAACACAATGATCTGTGACAGAAGACATATAAGTTGCAAACATACATACCTTGAAGCATCAGTAGACGATTCCTGAGACCTGAACTCGGGTTCATCCTCAACATGGTCCTGCACAGTCCCCACCAGACTGCATCTCCCTTCGTCACCTGCCATCCCTTCCACCTCTTCCGATGGCCCACATTGTCCCGAATTCACCGTGGCCGAGCATTGTGAGGAAGAGCAGCTTCTCTCTTTCGCGTGCTTAAGTGACTCCAACTTCTTCAGAGCATGCTTCAGCCTCTTTTCAGCTCTTCTTCTGCACCTGATCTCCTCAGCCAGCTCCCTCTCTAACTCCTCCAGCTGCTCAAAACCAAGCACACAAAATGAGCTCAGATGGAACGCTTCTCTCTGTTACTTGGTGATGATGATGGCGTAGAAAAGAGAAGAGCACATACCCTTTTGGCCAGGTTCTCAGCTTCCTCCTTGGCCGCCTTGGTGGCCACTCTCTCTGCTAGCAGCCTCCCTCTCAGACTGTCCACGATCCTCGACCCAACATCCTGTTTGTCTATCTGTTGTGATATCTCCATCATCTCTGCTAAGATCAGACAACAAAGGTACGAAAATAGCAGTCATCGTGGAGAGATAAGGATGGAAGAGGAAAGGGTTTGGTTACCTGCATTGGCCATTTAACTCCAGCATCTCGTTCTGCAAAAGCTTCATGCCAAAGGCAGCAAACGCATGGAGATTATTAAGGAAGGCCGAGAACAGTTAGTTTCCTTTCTTCTGCAGGCCTTTGAGCTCTCCTGCTCTTAATTGCTGGGGTTGTCCTTTGCGCTCCCCTCTCCCTTGCCTGCTCTGCCACCTGCGGCAGTTACGACACACTAAGGTCATGGGTTTCATGGATGGAGCGGGGCGAGGAGGGGTTCGCTGCGACAGGAGAATGCCGCAAGCAGGTGAAGGGGTGGACGCTCGTGAGGGGCGCTGCTGGAGACCGGTGCTCACGTGAGCACAGTGCGATGACGTTTAGCTGTCTTTAATGCCATCCCTCCCTCTCTCCTCTCTGCCTCTCTGCTCTCTGCCCTCTGCTCTGTCTTCGACCTCCGGATTTTAGGATCTAAAAACGCATGGTTGATTCTTAGATTCTGCATCCATCCTATACGAAGAATCCACAAAAACCACAGTACAAGTCTCATGCGGCAGTGAGACATACTTCTTTACCATCTGAATAATTTAAGTGCCGTAAAGTAGCAGACGCAAGATGGCCTCTTTGCCTGTGCCGTAAAGTCGCTCATTTACCCTTCGAACAATGTTTTCAATCACTGGCTTCTTTTATTCTACTATTTCCCGGTCCACAACATACGTGTTTTCGCAAACACCACCTAAAAACAACATTatggtatcttcttcttcttcttcttcttctttttgtcatttatttaTGAGAAGCCATACGATACTGTCACTAGTTCTTAAACAAACACTATCAAAAAGACCTTCATATGAAGAATTTATGTATTACCAACCAAAATATCCATACGCGATTAAGAACAAGAGTAGCCCCTGACTCACCTTTTTCCCGGTTGGCTATACAAATCTGCTATCCAGTCAACCTCCCATaactgttttttctttttctgcgtTATTATTTTCTGAAGCAAATGCTTGATTCTTTTGGGATGCTGACAGCACTAACTTGAGATAACAGTTTGTGCGCACACACACACCAAGCAAAGAGTTCTGCCAAAAAGATCAAAGAATTCCGGTttaaatacatatacatttaaAAACTGTATGTATGAGTGTAACATTTTTATCAAAGAGCAAGCTATTACATCTTAGTATTATGTAGCACCACAATTgaatagaacatgcaaagaataaaaagaagttaGCAATCCGCCTCGGAGCGCCTGCCTCTTTTCTGTAACCAACAAAGAAGCGACTCCCTTGTGACCTTTATCACTCCTAAATCCTGTGGCCTCCTGGCCTGGAGATTTGAATCTGGAGGAAGAATCAAGGGGTTGCATAAGAGATGGTCAGGTGGGCCATATCTGGTCTTAACGTCAAGGCCCAATTCATCCTGCAATACTTGGGTTATACTTTGTCGCACATCAACTTCGTGGCCAGTTGAGTTCATCATCTCTTTGCTGATTTCAGTAGTGATGATCATATCATCTTCAATTGATTTTCCTGTACAAGTACACCAAGAAATTTGTTATTTTGCTTAGAAAGGTGTATCACTGTATCGTATAATAAAGCTTTGACTAGACATGTATAGGGTACTTGGACGCCAATTGTAATGCAAGATAGAACTGGAATACTTCTGTCGGCAATTGTAAGCTGAAGCTGTTCAAGGTAATATGAATGGCCAGAATTAGCTACACTAGCAAGCTACTCGGGAATTGGGTGACAATGCAGCAGAAGTGGAATATTTCAGTCGAATTAGCTAGTTTTTAATGTAGAACTGGAATACTTCTGTGGATACACATCTGGAGGATATTGACATGGAACTGGAGCCATGGCCACTAGATGTTGACACTTGACACAACTAGGCAGAATAGAATTTTAAAATACATTTTAAAAGCATCTCGCATGAGCTCATGTTGTTCATTGATTGATGCTTATGTAAGGCTAATATGTTAAAAATTTTCTCAAACAGCAATGGTGGCAACTTCTACCGTATAATCCTTTACCTAGCATGTAGTTCTCCTTGATCATCTGCAGAACTGAAAGAACAACAATTCGTGCTTCAACCTGCCAGCATGTTATGGAAATGCATCAGAAATCATGGTAATAACAATAATACTAGTGAATGGTTGATTGTAGCAACAATAAATGGAAGCGGGAATTAAGATACCTAACTActgaaaaattatttgatcaagttCATGAAGCAGTGATACAGTGTTAAGGCCCCTCAAATATAGATGTCCAGTATGAAGACTGGAAGGTAGTCAGATCATAAGATTCATAACTCAATAAAATCTCACCAAAAGATGACAGATAATTCTGGATCGAGCAGAAGCAAGGCTAGGTTTGCCCccttttatcttttgatgaatgttATGTTTATCATCATTGAATAAATGGATTCAAGTAATAAAATACAATCAGATCCCTGATTTTCACAGGCAAATATGAAATGCATATGATGAAACAAGTAGTAAAACCTAACAACATGCAATATCCCAGAATGAATGAGATTTTGCTTACATGATGATTTGACAATAACTGCAATGTTAAGATTATTTATGGTACTTTACAATTATAATCAACCTTGAACTGTAATCATATTGTCTTTTCATTTTTCTGCTTTGATAACACAGAAAACTTGATAAATAAAGACTTCATTGCAAATAGTTTAATCAGCACTAGATAATCCTCATCAATTTGCAATGTATATAGAAGTACCTTTGTGAGCCCCCGAATATCAATAGCTTGACTGTCACCAGCATCTCTTTGCAAGTGTATTGCTACCTTCTCAAGAAGCAAATTATATGGCTTTCTCGAGTTGGCTTCACTATAATTGTCAGATCCAAGCACGTTGTGGCTTTGATCTTTGCTGCACAATACTCCTTCACACCATTCTTCGATCAATTCCTTTAGATAATAGTCATTGGATCGGTACCTGCATATTGGATAAGAACCAACAGAATTATTCTAACCATCCACAATTATTCTGTTTATGTTTTATAGGCACATAGAAAAGATCTAATTAGTTCAACCACCTTGATAAGCATAAAACACACTGTATTCCAATTTGTTTACACAACTTTATTGGCCAACACGATATAATGCAATATTGAGTCTGACTAAAGCAATATGATCAATACACGTGTTACTTACTGGCATGGCCGAGATATGTGATAAATTAATCTTTGCCTTGGTGTAAAGAAATAGAGATGAAATTAAATGGACTGAAAACTCCTTAGAGATAGAAAAGAGGGAAAACTCATATAGCCCCTAATCCCTGACTTATCCAGAGGGTTCTCTATCTCATTGCTTGTAGAAATATAAAATCCTAGGGGTTTCAACTAGTTGCTTAGACAAATAAGGCACATGTCACACTGATACTTCACACTATAGAATATGTTAGCCCAAAAATATGTAATCAACACATTATCTACTAGCTCAAAGCCAACCTAAAGCTGTGGACCGATAAAGGCTAGGTAGGTGAAATTGAACGTGTTGAAAATTTTCATGCGAGATAATGCATACATGGCACTTTCAGGACTAAGCATAAGTGTTCATTACAAACTTGGACAAATAATGACTACTTCCAAAAAATAACAGATCACTGAAGACATGTCTGATAAAAAGGAAATCTCACAATAGTGCTAAATTCCTTATCCATACCCAGCTTTTCGCATTTCTTGATATATCCCAAGACATTGTTGAACTTCATGTAAAGATCCATATTTGTTACGAGCTCTCAAAAGAGTATTATATGTCACCTGAAATGCCAGCATCACTGAATGTCAGACTTCTATAAGGATCATAACTCAGCTGAAATAGTAATTTCTAACATTTAACAAAATTTCAATCCTCCtacaaaaagaataaagaaaaataagACTAACAGTGACTGTGACTATGAATTTGTCATATCACAAGTGAAAAAAATTTCACCATAACACTATGACATACTTCTAAAAGGAACACATGTCAGCTGTGATAGAAATTTCAAACATTAACAAATTTGTAATTGTCctacaaaaagaacaaagaaagTGAAGACTATGGCAATTCTGACTATATTTATTATATGACAAGCGAAAAGATTGTCTTGAATTTAAAACTATGGCATCCTTAATTTCTCCCACAGCTGAAGTTAACTAATCAAATAAATTAACCAATTTAAATTACAAATGTTATAACTGTCAATCTTGAACTATGTAAGCTCACAAGTTTACAGATGAGAATCTCCATATTAGAAGCATGA of Musa acuminata AAA Group cultivar baxijiao chromosome BXJ1-7, Cavendish_Baxijiao_AAA, whole genome shotgun sequence contains these proteins:
- the LOC103991908 gene encoding uncharacterized protein LOC103991908 isoform X1; its protein translation is MANAEMMEISQQIDKQDVGSRIVDSLRGRLLAERVATKAAKEEAENLAKRLEELERELAEEIRCRRRAEKRLKHALKKLESLKHAKERSCSSSQCSATVNSGQCGPSEEVEGMAGDEGRCSLVGTVQDHVEDEPEFRSQESSTDASRTSCGDNKKGTSMDEGSKEERMLALIRGCRQPESEAPKLQNKEDVHHVLAALRNVKELLLFSLGSKANVYSPEQLLAGQRDSYQ
- the LOC103991908 gene encoding uncharacterized protein LOC103991908 isoform X2; the protein is MQIDKQDVGSRIVDSLRGRLLAERVATKAAKEEAENLAKRLEELERELAEEIRCRRRAEKRLKHALKKLESLKHAKERSCSSSQCSATVNSGQCGPSEEVEGMAGDEGRCSLVGTVQDHVEDEPEFRSQESSTDASRTSCGDNKKGTSMDEGSKEERMLALIRGCRQPESEAPKLQNKEDVHHVLAALRNVKELLLFSLGSKANVYSPEQLLAGQRDSYQ
- the LOC135678864 gene encoding protein MODIFIER OF SNC1 11-like isoform X2, with translation MASQNPNAVAEAGEKAPVTPLPSSADPPPSPAAMAANMPALPAACLENPTPAPDASFAPQQPEIHGAGAVAGSSLSLASALEVGPVTDLQKKLRRAERFGMPVMLSEEEKRNSRAERFGTGSPLSGRKDIGQPEEQKRKARAERFGLKIDIVVDEEAKKKARLERFAPKSMMDTSEVEKRKARAIRFSQGSPQVGGQSNYDLATTVAHA
- the LOC135678864 gene encoding protein MODIFIER OF SNC1 11-like isoform X1, yielding MASQNPNAVAEAGEKAPVTPLPSSADPPPSPAAMAANMPALPAACLENPTPAPDASFAPQQPEIHGAGAVAGSSLSLASALEVGPVTDLQKKLRRAERFGMPVMLSEEEKRNSRAERFGTGSPLSGRKDIGQPEEQKRKARAERFGLKIDIVVDEEAKKKARLERFAPKSMMDTSEVEKRKARAIRFSQGSPQVGGQSNYDLKATTVAHA